The proteins below are encoded in one region of Caulobacter henricii:
- a CDS encoding 4-(cytidine 5'-diphospho)-2-C-methyl-D-erythritol kinase: MRLSAFAPAKVNLFLHVGGPDAEGYHPISSLMVFADLGDEVSLQASDAPGFETTGPFGAAIPAGEDNLVLRAARVFHAAAAGPLPPFRLMLDKRLPIAAGLGGGSSDAGAALRLLRDALIPQCSDAALEAMAASLGADGAACLWGRPVMAEGRGERLTAAPGLPPLNAVLVNPLVPSPTGAVYRAYDAAIAPAGEARPWMPEAFESAEEVAAWLVAATRNDLEAPAIALEPLIGEVLEVLRDEPETLMARMSGSGATCFALCVSDIEAEGLAERLETLRPGWWIRRCRLGGGLS; encoded by the coding sequence ATGCGCCTTTCCGCCTTTGCTCCGGCCAAGGTCAATCTGTTCCTGCACGTCGGCGGTCCGGATGCCGAGGGCTATCATCCGATCTCGAGCCTGATGGTCTTTGCTGACCTTGGCGATGAGGTGTCCTTGCAGGCTAGTGACGCCCCTGGCTTCGAAACGACGGGTCCCTTTGGTGCAGCCATTCCTGCGGGTGAGGACAATCTGGTCCTGAGGGCGGCGCGCGTTTTTCATGCCGCAGCGGCGGGGCCCTTGCCGCCTTTCCGATTGATGCTCGACAAGCGCCTGCCGATCGCAGCCGGCCTTGGTGGTGGTTCGAGCGATGCCGGGGCCGCCCTGCGCCTGTTGCGGGACGCACTGATCCCGCAATGCTCTGACGCGGCTCTTGAAGCGATGGCGGCCAGCCTTGGAGCCGACGGCGCGGCCTGTCTCTGGGGGCGACCGGTCATGGCCGAGGGGCGAGGCGAGCGTCTGACAGCTGCGCCGGGCTTGCCGCCTCTGAATGCCGTTCTGGTCAATCCGCTGGTGCCATCACCGACGGGTGCGGTCTATCGCGCCTATGATGCCGCCATCGCGCCGGCAGGGGAGGCAAGGCCCTGGATGCCAGAGGCCTTTGAGAGCGCCGAGGAAGTTGCCGCGTGGCTGGTCGCTGCGACCCGCAATGACCTCGAAGCCCCGGCAATCGCGCTCGAGCCCCTGATCGGTGAGGTTCTGGAGGTTCTGCGGGACGAGCCCGAGACCCTGATGGCCCGGATGTCCGGATCGGGTGCGACCTGCTTTGCCCTCTGCGTCAGCGATATCGAAGCCGAGGGCCTCGCCGAGAGGCTGGAGACTCTGCGGCCCGGCTGGTGGATCAGGCGCTGTCGGCTGGGAGGGGGGCTGTCCTAG
- a CDS encoding tetratricopeptide repeat protein translates to MNFRILLATASLLALTACAATPNVALRGPVSGSYSFFDARTAYGQFLAGQAALRDGRTSQAADYFGVAGVLSDNPGVVSERTFTALLLSGEVARAAQVAPRGEDVSEAVKRLASLTRVVDLLASGKGKEAQTLLKAEPIAFPHRQAAALLGPWVAAAAGDAEGAAVQPSLQNDRLVQYFGQLGQARLFERARRYDEAETDYKALTSSSTTAGIFVLDHGAFLERRKRHADAIALYDQALAADPTDAGLQQARARAVARSAAPPLTTLRQGAAQTLVACAATFAGERQSQFALAYLRLALRLDPEREDAWLLLGDLLNQAGDHAGAVEAYGHIAPGSLQSAVARSKLAWTYQQAGDKTRALDVARQAVQAAPDDRAAQIALADLLRANERWDESVQVLDPLIAREAESPDWRVLYLRGIALERAGRWTEAERDLGAALKLNPDEPELLNFLGYSWIDRNQRLQEALVMVQKAVEARPQSGAMLDSLGWAYYRLGDYRLAVEKLEQAVEMEPGDPDVNGHLGDAYWRAGRQIEAQFQWQRVLSLEPDARQKAEAEARLKDGLGPVGPAASSTIAHN, encoded by the coding sequence ATGAACTTCAGAATTCTTCTCGCGACAGCGTCACTGCTAGCCCTGACCGCCTGCGCGGCGACCCCGAACGTTGCCCTGCGCGGGCCGGTATCCGGCAGCTATTCGTTCTTTGATGCCCGTACCGCCTATGGCCAGTTCCTGGCCGGCCAGGCGGCGCTTCGCGACGGCCGCACCAGCCAGGCGGCTGACTATTTCGGTGTTGCCGGGGTTTTGAGCGACAATCCCGGTGTCGTCAGTGAGCGGACCTTTACGGCCCTCCTGCTGTCGGGAGAGGTCGCCCGGGCTGCTCAGGTCGCACCGCGTGGCGAAGATGTGAGCGAGGCGGTCAAGCGTTTGGCCTCGCTGACCCGCGTCGTGGACCTGCTGGCGTCAGGCAAGGGGAAGGAGGCCCAGACGCTTCTGAAGGCCGAGCCGATCGCGTTTCCCCATCGCCAGGCTGCAGCTCTGCTGGGTCCCTGGGTGGCTGCCGCGGCCGGCGATGCCGAGGGCGCGGCCGTTCAGCCAAGCCTGCAGAATGATCGCCTCGTGCAGTATTTCGGCCAGTTGGGTCAGGCGCGGCTGTTCGAGCGTGCCCGGCGCTATGACGAGGCCGAGACCGACTACAAGGCCCTGACATCGTCATCGACAACCGCCGGCATCTTCGTTCTGGATCACGGAGCCTTTCTCGAGCGGCGAAAGCGGCATGCTGATGCCATAGCCCTCTATGACCAGGCCCTGGCCGCCGACCCGACGGATGCCGGTCTGCAGCAGGCCCGGGCGCGAGCTGTCGCCCGTAGCGCCGCGCCACCCCTTACGACCCTTCGGCAGGGCGCGGCCCAGACTCTGGTGGCCTGCGCAGCGACCTTCGCGGGCGAGCGGCAGAGCCAGTTCGCCCTGGCCTATCTGCGTCTGGCCCTGCGGCTGGACCCTGAACGGGAGGACGCCTGGCTGCTGCTCGGCGACCTGCTGAACCAGGCTGGTGATCATGCCGGGGCCGTTGAAGCCTACGGCCATATTGCCCCTGGTTCGCTCCAGTCTGCGGTCGCCCGGAGCAAGTTGGCCTGGACCTATCAGCAGGCCGGTGACAAGACGCGGGCCCTGGATGTGGCGCGCCAGGCGGTTCAGGCCGCACCAGACGACCGCGCTGCCCAGATCGCGCTCGCCGATCTTTTGCGGGCCAACGAACGGTGGGACGAGTCGGTCCAGGTTCTGGACCCCCTGATCGCTCGGGAGGCCGAGAGCCCGGACTGGCGGGTGCTGTATCTGCGCGGCATCGCTCTGGAACGGGCCGGCCGCTGGACGGAAGCTGAGCGGGACCTGGGCGCTGCCCTGAAGCTCAATCCGGATGAGCCGGAGTTGCTGAATTTTCTGGGATATTCCTGGATCGATCGCAATCAGCGACTGCAGGAGGCCCTGGTCATGGTCCAGAAGGCCGTGGAGGCGAGGCCGCAGTCCGGGGCCATGCTCGATTCCCTGGGCTGGGCCTATTACCGTCTGGGCGATTACAGGCTGGCCGTTGAAAAGCTTGAACAGGCAGTCGAGATGGAGCCGGGCGATCCGGACGTGAATGGTCACCTTGGAGATGCCTACTGGCGCGCGGGCCGACAGATAGAAGCCCAGTTTCAGTGGCAGCGGGTGCTCAGCCTCGAACCGGATGCCCGCCAGAAGGCCGAGGCTGAAGCCCGCCTTAAGGATGGACTGGGTCCGGTCGGACCGGCTGCGTCATCGACCATCGCCCATAACTGA
- a CDS encoding electron transfer flavoprotein-ubiquinone oxidoreductase, protein MSEVLERESMEYDVVIVGGGPAGLSAAIRLKQLAAEAGTEVSVALLEKGSEVGAHILSGAVIDPKALTELFPNWREDDAPLETPVTKDRFLILGPQGELSLPMFALPPFMHNDGCYIASLGNLTRWLAGKAEELGVEIYPGFAASDMVWNDDGSLKGVVVGVVGIGKDGHHKPDYQPGMELHGKYVFIAEGVRGSLAKQLIAKFDLSAGKSPQKYGIGIKELWQVPPEKHQPGLAEHTTGWPLDDKTGGGSFMYHFGDNYVSIGYVVHLNYKNPWLSPFDEFQRFKHHPSVKPHLEGGRRISYGARAITEGGYQSIPKLTFPGGALIGCSAGFVNVPRIKGSHNAMKTGMLAAEQAFKALAAGRASDELVEYQTAFEKSWVAKELKVVRNAKPLLGKLGTFLGGAVGMFDMWVTHLTGGFSFFGTMKHDKTDAASTGLAKDFKPIVYPKPDGVISFDKLSSVFLSATNHEEDQPAHLTLKDPSIPISVNLPKYGEPARLYCPAGVYEVLYNEQGTDPRFQINAQNCVHCKTCDIKDPSQNIVWTTPEGGGGPNYPNM, encoded by the coding sequence ATGAGCGAAGTCCTCGAACGCGAGTCGATGGAATACGACGTCGTCATCGTCGGCGGCGGCCCCGCCGGCCTGTCGGCCGCCATTCGCCTCAAACAGCTTGCCGCCGAAGCGGGCACCGAAGTGTCGGTCGCCTTGCTGGAGAAGGGGTCCGAAGTCGGGGCGCATATCCTGTCGGGCGCCGTGATTGATCCCAAGGCGCTGACCGAACTCTTCCCGAACTGGCGTGAGGATGACGCGCCGCTGGAAACTCCGGTCACCAAGGACCGTTTCCTGATCCTGGGCCCGCAGGGCGAGCTCTCCCTGCCGATGTTTGCCCTGCCGCCCTTCATGCACAATGACGGCTGCTACATTGCCTCCCTGGGTAATCTGACCCGCTGGCTCGCGGGCAAGGCCGAGGAACTCGGCGTCGAGATCTATCCGGGCTTCGCCGCCTCGGACATGGTCTGGAACGATGACGGCTCCCTGAAGGGTGTCGTGGTCGGTGTCGTCGGGATCGGCAAGGACGGCCATCACAAGCCCGACTACCAGCCCGGTATGGAGCTGCACGGCAAGTACGTCTTCATCGCCGAGGGCGTGCGGGGTTCACTGGCCAAGCAACTGATCGCCAAGTTCGACCTGTCGGCCGGCAAGTCGCCGCAGAAGTACGGCATCGGCATCAAGGAGCTTTGGCAGGTTCCGCCCGAGAAGCACCAGCCCGGCCTGGCCGAGCACACCACCGGCTGGCCGCTGGACGACAAGACCGGCGGTGGCAGCTTCATGTACCACTTCGGCGATAACTACGTGTCGATCGGCTATGTGGTGCACCTGAACTACAAGAACCCGTGGCTGTCGCCGTTCGACGAGTTCCAGCGCTTCAAGCACCATCCGTCCGTCAAGCCGCACCTGGAAGGCGGCCGCCGCATTTCCTACGGCGCGCGGGCCATTACCGAGGGCGGCTACCAGTCGATCCCGAAGCTGACCTTCCCGGGCGGCGCGCTGATCGGCTGCTCGGCCGGCTTCGTCAATGTGCCCCGCATCAAGGGCAGCCATAACGCCATGAAGACCGGCATGCTGGCCGCCGAACAGGCCTTCAAGGCCCTTGCTGCCGGCCGCGCCAGCGACGAGCTGGTCGAATACCAGACCGCCTTTGAAAAGAGCTGGGTCGCCAAGGAACTCAAGGTCGTTCGCAACGCCAAGCCGTTGCTGGGCAAGCTGGGCACCTTCCTGGGCGGGGCCGTCGGCATGTTCGACATGTGGGTCACCCATCTGACGGGCGGCTTCTCGTTCTTCGGCACGATGAAGCACGACAAGACCGATGCCGCCTCGACGGGCCTGGCCAAGGACTTCAAGCCGATCGTCTATCCCAAGCCCGACGGCGTCATCAGCTTCGACAAGCTGTCCTCGGTCTTCCTGTCGGCGACCAACCACGAGGAAGATCAGCCCGCCCACCTGACCCTGAAGGATCCATCGATCCCGATCTCGGTGAACCTGCCCAAGTATGGCGAGCCGGCGCGGCTCTACTGCCCGGCGGGCGTCTATGAGGTGCTGTACAACGAGCAGGGCACCGACCCGCGCTTCCAGATCAACGCCCAGAACTGCGTCCACTGCAAAACCTGCGACATCAAGGATCCGTCGCAGAACATCGTCTGGACCACGCCTGAAGGCGGTGGCGGCCCCAACTATCCCAACATGTGA
- a CDS encoding uracil-DNA glycosylase, producing the protein MSPAVDPRAVESLLAFWADAGVDATYSEVPIDRLAEGAALLRARSQPGPAAVAPRPVMVASSSTKVSEAIAEAQAAAAACQDLDALAAAISAFDGCPLKTQGARQAVVSRGPADAPLMIIGECPGPDEDAQGQPFVGRAGQLLDRMLKAAGLTDRVFITNTVFWRPPGNRTPTPQEQAICAPFLERAIALVNPRMLLLVGGASAKALLRRDDGILTLRGRWFEWTSADGNRELPALPTLHPAFLIRQPAAKKKAWQDLLTLSERLDRPARPN; encoded by the coding sequence ATGAGCCCCGCCGTCGATCCTCGCGCCGTCGAAAGCCTGCTCGCCTTCTGGGCGGATGCGGGCGTCGACGCCACCTATTCAGAGGTGCCGATCGACCGCCTTGCCGAAGGCGCGGCCCTGTTGCGGGCCCGCAGCCAGCCCGGCCCCGCCGCTGTCGCACCCCGCCCCGTCATGGTGGCCAGTTCCTCGACCAAGGTTTCAGAAGCCATTGCCGAGGCCCAGGCGGCAGCTGCGGCCTGTCAGGATCTGGACGCGCTCGCCGCCGCAATCTCCGCCTTTGACGGTTGCCCCCTCAAGACCCAGGGTGCCAGGCAGGCCGTAGTGTCCCGCGGCCCGGCCGACGCGCCCCTGATGATCATTGGCGAATGCCCCGGCCCCGATGAGGACGCCCAAGGCCAGCCCTTCGTCGGTCGCGCCGGCCAACTGCTCGACCGGATGCTCAAGGCGGCCGGCCTGACAGACCGGGTTTTCATCACCAACACCGTCTTCTGGCGCCCGCCGGGCAACCGCACCCCTACCCCGCAGGAGCAGGCCATTTGCGCGCCGTTCCTGGAGCGCGCCATCGCGCTGGTGAATCCCAGAATGCTGCTCCTGGTCGGCGGTGCCTCCGCCAAGGCGCTGCTCCGGCGCGATGACGGGATTCTCACCCTGCGCGGCCGATGGTTCGAATGGACCTCCGCGGACGGCAATCGGGAGTTGCCAGCCCTGCCAACCCTTCACCCGGCATTCCTGATCCGGCAGCCCGCCGCCAAGAAGAAAGCCTGGCAGGATCTGCTGACCCTGTCCGAAAGACTTGATCGCCCGGCCCGTCCAAACTAG
- a CDS encoding lytic transglycosylase domain-containing protein gives MALQRIARPLAVVSALLFCLCAAVSVRASSLEPLSKDDVRYYRAAFSATERGDFDAAEAAFANTRNKSLEGRLAYAKLMHPTAHTADFDDLTAWLKAYGDEAGADKVYTLAVKRKPAKAAAPRPPALFVASDKGPPPADKARGAREAYYSGDITKALALAQISGERWIAGLASYRLGQNDRAQDYFDQVARDESQDDWLRSAGAFWAARAATAAGRTSDARDALIEAARSPNTFYGMIAARQLTLAGVALPNDPDDPIAALISRFSYDGPDVASLNRLLAADDRARRAAGLAQIGRWTEAGQELRAGLSLAETEKARGDWMSLTLALNARAPLNAGRPVARLGSDDYPLPPLEPKGGFTIHKAMVYALVRQESRFDPTAVSGAGAVGLMQLMPIAAARAAGDDKLLEDNTPLFDPAFNLRVGQDYFTWLMDRGLQSNDMLRAVAAYNGGPGTLLKTQAQLGADCDSLLLIESLPAVETRNYVEKVVASYWTYRRLMGAETRTLDAVALGAREIDIRLDL, from the coding sequence ATGGCATTGCAGCGCATCGCTCGACCTCTGGCCGTTGTCTCGGCCCTCCTGTTTTGCCTGTGCGCTGCCGTCAGCGTGCGAGCCTCCAGCCTTGAGCCCCTGTCCAAGGATGACGTCCGCTATTACCGCGCGGCTTTTTCGGCCACGGAACGCGGCGATTTCGACGCCGCCGAAGCAGCCTTCGCCAATACCCGCAACAAGAGCCTTGAGGGCCGCCTGGCCTATGCCAAGCTCATGCATCCTACGGCACATACCGCAGACTTTGACGACCTGACGGCCTGGCTGAAGGCCTATGGCGACGAAGCCGGGGCCGACAAGGTCTATACCCTGGCCGTCAAGCGCAAGCCGGCCAAGGCAGCCGCGCCCCGCCCGCCGGCCCTGTTTGTGGCCTCAGACAAGGGCCCGCCGCCCGCCGACAAGGCCAGGGGGGCAAGGGAGGCCTATTATTCGGGCGACATCACCAAGGCCCTGGCCCTGGCCCAGATCAGTGGCGAACGCTGGATTGCGGGCCTGGCCTCCTACCGGCTTGGCCAGAATGACAGGGCCCAGGACTATTTCGACCAGGTGGCCCGTGATGAAAGCCAGGATGACTGGCTCCGCTCCGCCGGCGCGTTCTGGGCGGCGCGCGCTGCCACGGCCGCCGGCCGCACGAGCGATGCCCGCGACGCCCTGATCGAAGCGGCCCGCTCGCCCAATACCTTTTACGGCATGATCGCGGCCCGCCAGCTGACCCTGGCCGGCGTAGCTCTGCCGAACGACCCCGATGACCCGATCGCCGCCCTGATCAGCCGCTTCAGCTATGACGGGCCCGATGTTGCGTCCTTGAACCGGCTGCTGGCTGCCGACGATCGTGCCCGACGCGCTGCGGGCCTGGCCCAGATCGGCCGCTGGACCGAGGCCGGCCAGGAACTGAGAGCGGGTCTCTCCCTGGCGGAGACCGAGAAGGCCCGGGGTGACTGGATGAGCCTGACCCTGGCCCTCAACGCCCGTGCGCCGCTCAATGCCGGTCGCCCTGTCGCCCGCCTGGGCTCGGACGACTATCCCCTGCCCCCGCTGGAACCCAAGGGCGGGTTCACGATCCACAAGGCGATGGTCTATGCCCTAGTGCGTCAGGAAAGCCGCTTTGACCCCACAGCGGTGTCCGGGGCCGGCGCTGTCGGACTGATGCAGCTCATGCCCATCGCTGCCGCACGAGCTGCGGGCGACGACAAGCTGCTCGAAGACAATACCCCGCTCTTTGACCCGGCTTTCAATCTGCGGGTCGGCCAGGACTATTTCACCTGGCTTATGGATCGCGGACTGCAGAGCAACGACATGCTGCGCGCCGTGGCGGCCTATAATGGCGGCCCCGGCACCCTGCTGAAGACCCAGGCCCAGCTTGGCGCGGATTGCGACAGTCTGCTGCTGATCGAAAGCCTGCCGGCCGTCGAGACCCGCAACTATGTCGAAAAGGTCGTCGCGTCCTACTGGACCTATCGACGCCTGATGGGTGCCGAGACACGCACCCTGGATGCCGTCGCCCTGGGGGCCCGCGAGATCGATATCCGTCTGGACCTTTAG
- a CDS encoding glycosyltransferase, with protein MAKVYRHFGNITRTRLDLITRDPEAGYMITVVIPTRDSARLIGPCLTSLVAAAVDGLVREVVLADGGSTDGTLEIAEDCGARVVSAADGLGLGLAEACDRPRGEWLMLLEPNALLPEGWRQVVEKQVNAGWDRAVSLGRPGVSWFRRPFTPPQGLLLSARLYQARGGFRSGDRDFARLIKAVGARRLNW; from the coding sequence ATGGCCAAAGTCTATCGTCATTTTGGGAACATAACAAGAACGAGGCTTGACCTCATCACTCGGGACCCTGAAGCAGGCTACATGATCACCGTCGTCATTCCGACCCGCGACAGCGCCCGTCTCATTGGTCCATGCCTGACGAGTCTTGTGGCTGCTGCTGTGGATGGGCTGGTGCGTGAGGTTGTCCTGGCCGATGGCGGTTCGACCGATGGCACGCTCGAAATTGCCGAGGACTGTGGGGCACGGGTCGTGTCAGCCGCGGATGGTCTCGGCCTGGGGCTTGCAGAGGCCTGTGACCGTCCGCGTGGCGAATGGCTGATGCTTTTGGAGCCTAACGCCCTGCTGCCCGAGGGATGGCGTCAGGTGGTGGAGAAACAGGTCAATGCCGGTTGGGACCGGGCGGTCAGCCTTGGCCGGCCGGGAGTCAGCTGGTTTCGTCGACCGTTCACGCCACCGCAGGGCTTGCTGCTGTCGGCGCGGCTCTATCAGGCCAGGGGCGGCTTTCGTTCCGGAGATCGGGACTTCGCCCGTCTGATCAAGGCGGTTGGCGCGCGTCGCCTGAACTGGTGA
- a CDS encoding PA0069 family radical SAM protein, whose protein sequence is MATPAHLNRVALRGRGARSNATGRFETYRSESFDDGWTEADEAARPLTTIIQPMKSRTIIARNDSPDIGFNASINPYRGCEHGCIYCYARPAHAYLGLSPGLDFESRLFFKPEAGRLLERELSKPGYKPQVIHIGGDTDPYQPQEKSLRVTRAVIETLARFSHPFTIITKSALITRDLDVLGPLGKAGLVRAAVSVTTLDRKLARSMEPRAATPERRIDAIRQLAAAGVPVTVMFAPSIPSLNDHEMEAVLQRAAEAGATSAGYVALRLPLEIGDLFQHWLRTDHPDRAKRVMSLVRQMRGGAVNNSEWGQRMTGEGPVAEVMNQRFLIARRKSGLDAPSQRMDVGSFKVPARAGDQLTLF, encoded by the coding sequence ATGGCCACGCCCGCCCATCTGAATCGTGTCGCCCTGCGTGGCCGTGGTGCCCGCTCAAACGCGACGGGGCGCTTCGAGACCTATCGTTCGGAATCCTTCGATGACGGCTGGACCGAAGCGGACGAAGCCGCGCGGCCCCTGACCACAATCATCCAGCCGATGAAGTCCAGGACCATCATCGCCCGAAATGACAGCCCAGACATCGGCTTCAACGCGTCGATCAATCCCTATCGCGGCTGCGAACATGGCTGCATCTACTGCTATGCCCGCCCCGCCCATGCCTATCTGGGGCTTTCGCCCGGACTGGATTTCGAGTCCCGCCTGTTCTTCAAGCCCGAGGCAGGACGGCTGCTGGAACGGGAGCTTTCTAAGCCCGGCTATAAACCTCAGGTCATCCATATCGGCGGCGACACCGATCCCTACCAGCCGCAGGAAAAATCCCTGCGGGTCACGCGGGCGGTGATCGAGACCCTGGCGCGTTTCAGCCACCCTTTTACGATCATTACCAAGTCGGCCCTGATCACGCGCGACCTGGATGTTCTTGGCCCCTTGGGCAAGGCAGGCCTCGTCCGCGCAGCCGTCTCGGTAACCACCCTTGACCGCAAACTGGCCCGCAGCATGGAACCGCGCGCGGCCACACCTGAGCGCCGCATCGACGCGATCCGGCAACTGGCGGCTGCGGGCGTCCCGGTCACAGTCATGTTCGCCCCGTCCATTCCCTCGCTGAACGATCATGAAATGGAGGCCGTGCTGCAGCGGGCCGCCGAGGCCGGTGCCACCTCCGCGGGCTATGTCGCCCTGCGTTTGCCGCTCGAGATCGGCGATCTCTTCCAGCACTGGCTTCGTACCGATCACCCGGACCGTGCCAAACGGGTCATGTCCCTGGTCCGCCAGATGCGCGGGGGTGCGGTCAACAATTCTGAATGGGGCCAGCGCATGACCGGGGAAGGCCCGGTGGCGGAAGTGATGAACCAGCGCTTCCTGATCGCCAGACGGAAATCTGGCCTCGATGCGCCGTCCCAGCGGATGGATGTCGGGTCTTTCAAGGTTCCCGCCAGGGCCGGCGATCAGCTGACCCTGTTCTGA
- a CDS encoding acyltransferase family protein: MGPGIEVGRRYEALDGLRGLAAVGVLLYHLGGWTYRPWLMAHGYLAVDFFFCLSGFVLAHAYGTRDISWPSFMRARLIRVWPLIALSMVAGALVMIGHRDGIIACLLMGLLVLPRIWVGDEDSFSPLFPLNPPAWSLFLELLASALWFPARRLSTLWLVLVIVVSGGVLIGIAYGMGGVQTGWDRATYWIGVIRTIFPFALGWACYRIQPYLRIGAPVWLLALVLLAVLAMPPLDYTATYDLVCVAIVFPLIVLLGHRDPQGRRGALCRVSGEISYPLYALHWVLWELLLRAFRALGGKGYPEGFVALAVVLILAGAWVALRTYDMPVRRWMKLRARVGVAQADGARVQNRVS; this comes from the coding sequence TTGGGGCCAGGAATCGAAGTCGGGCGGCGCTATGAGGCCCTGGACGGACTGCGCGGCCTCGCGGCGGTGGGGGTGCTTCTCTACCATCTGGGGGGCTGGACCTATCGTCCCTGGCTGATGGCCCATGGCTATCTGGCGGTGGACTTTTTCTTCTGCCTCAGTGGTTTCGTCCTGGCCCATGCCTATGGGACGCGAGACATCAGCTGGCCCAGTTTCATGCGGGCACGCCTGATCCGGGTCTGGCCCCTGATCGCCCTGTCCATGGTTGCAGGGGCCCTGGTGATGATCGGACACCGGGATGGCATCATAGCCTGCCTGCTGATGGGCCTGCTGGTCCTGCCCCGGATCTGGGTCGGGGATGAGGACAGTTTCTCGCCGCTGTTTCCCCTGAACCCGCCCGCCTGGTCGCTGTTTCTTGAACTGCTGGCCAGCGCCCTTTGGTTCCCGGCGCGTCGCCTCTCCACGCTATGGCTGGTGCTGGTCATCGTCGTTTCCGGCGGTGTGCTGATCGGCATTGCCTATGGCATGGGCGGGGTTCAGACCGGCTGGGATCGAGCGACCTACTGGATCGGTGTCATCCGGACGATCTTCCCCTTCGCTCTGGGCTGGGCCTGCTATCGGATTCAGCCCTATCTCCGGATCGGAGCACCGGTCTGGCTGCTGGCCCTGGTGTTGCTGGCGGTCCTGGCCATGCCACCGTTGGACTATACGGCGACCTATGACCTGGTCTGCGTTGCTATCGTCTTTCCCCTGATCGTGCTGCTGGGCCATCGCGATCCCCAGGGGCGAAGGGGGGCGCTCTGTCGGGTCAGCGGCGAGATCTCCTATCCGCTCTATGCCCTGCACTGGGTGCTCTGGGAGTTGCTGCTGCGCGCCTTCCGCGCCCTGGGTGGCAAGGGCTATCCGGAGGGCTTCGTCGCCCTGGCCGTGGTCCTGATCCTTGCCGGGGCCTGGGTGGCGCTGCGCACCTACGACATGCCGGTACGCCGCTGGATGAAGCTGCGGGCCCGGGTCGGCGTAGCTCAGGCCGATGGAGCCAGGGTTCAGAACAGGGTCAGCTGA
- a CDS encoding class I SAM-dependent methyltransferase, translating to MDDRAIARRQRRAFALEAVGQSARAAAKALWWTAAGGLARALTQPTRGEAARNFQPEGPPVSGARLRQVYLEAFEKDARDVAAGLYPALEGASTGPVKSLMRTLDFLVDARAVDQRRRRGDGVEVRSETTAGTYPNYYRQNFHFQSGGWFTAESAERYDAQVEALFAGTAAAMRRRGLSLLAKHWRGRDHRDLRIVDAACGAGSFLQDLKATFPRASLAGLDLSPAYLDRARARSGIGMVQANAESMPFADGSLDAVSCVYLFHELPPRVRPVVAAAIARVLKPGGVLVFVDSVQPKDEPDLSRLLEAFPVYFHEPYYSTYAQTDLAALFSGVGLRVIAEDRAFLTKALLLQKA from the coding sequence ATGGACGACCGAGCCATTGCACGACGTCAGCGGCGGGCCTTCGCGCTAGAGGCCGTTGGGCAAAGTGCCAGGGCCGCAGCCAAGGCCCTGTGGTGGACAGCCGCCGGTGGCCTGGCCCGCGCCCTGACCCAGCCGACGCGCGGCGAGGCTGCGCGCAACTTCCAGCCCGAGGGGCCGCCGGTATCCGGTGCCCGCCTGCGACAGGTCTATCTGGAAGCCTTTGAAAAGGACGCCCGGGATGTCGCCGCCGGCCTCTACCCGGCCCTGGAAGGGGCTTCGACCGGACCGGTAAAGTCGCTTATGCGGACCCTGGACTTTCTGGTCGATGCGCGTGCGGTCGATCAGCGTCGCCGGCGGGGCGATGGGGTCGAGGTCCGTTCGGAAACGACAGCGGGCACCTATCCGAATTACTATCGGCAGAACTTCCACTTCCAGTCGGGCGGCTGGTTTACCGCCGAAAGTGCCGAGCGCTATGACGCCCAGGTCGAGGCGCTGTTTGCCGGCACGGCCGCCGCCATGCGCCGCAGAGGACTGTCGCTCCTGGCCAAGCACTGGCGCGGCCGGGATCATCGCGACCTTCGGATCGTCGATGCAGCCTGTGGAGCCGGATCCTTCCTGCAGGATCTGAAGGCAACCTTCCCACGCGCGTCCCTGGCCGGACTCGACCTGTCGCCGGCCTATCTGGACCGGGCCCGGGCACGCTCGGGCATCGGCATGGTCCAGGCCAATGCCGAGTCCATGCCCTTCGCTGACGGGTCTCTGGATGCCGTGAGCTGTGTCTACCTGTTTCATGAACTGCCACCGCGGGTACGGCCTGTCGTGGCCGCCGCCATCGCCCGGGTGCTCAAGCCCGGCGGTGTTCTGGTCTTTGTCGATTCGGTGCAGCCGAAGGATGAGCCCGATCTGTCACGCCTGCTGGAGGCCTTTCCGGTCTATTTTCACGAGCCCTACTATTCGACCTACGCCCAGACCGACCTTGCCGCCCTGTTCAGCGGTGTGGGCCTGCGTGTGATTGCGGAGGATCGGGCATTCCTGACCAAGGCCCTGTTGCTGCAGAAGGCCTGA